The genomic region CCAACTAGCTAATGTCACGCGAGCCCATCCATATCCTATAAATATTTAACTACTTGATGATGCCATCTCGTAGTCTTATGCGGTGTTAATCCGAATTTCTTCGGGCTATCCCCCTGATATGGGTAGGTTGCTCACGCGTTACGCACCCGTGCGCCACTCTCACCAAATGTTAGCAAGCTAACACTTGGATCCCGTTCGACTTGCATGTATTAGGCCTGCCGCTAGCGTTCATCCTGAGCCAGGATCAAACTCTCCATTGTAAAATGAAGTGTAAGATCAAGACTATTTATAATAAATAGAATTGTCTTTATTTAAATATCTGTTTCCCTGGTTCCGATCTGGTTGAATTGATTTATTAAAATCTTCTTGTTCAACTTTCGACTTGCGTCTACTCGCTGCGCTACATGATCATTATTTCTTAAAGAACTTTTCGCTTCCGCATCTCGCTTCCGCTTTTCTTATGTTGTGCGCCTTGTTTCCGTGGCGCTCAAGCTTTCAGTTTTCTAAGCTTCGAGCCTTGCGCTCTCAGCCGTTCCCCGTAGTTGGGACTGCAAAGGTAGAAGGTTTTTTTGAATCTCCAAAATTTATTTTAAAATATTTTTTGAAGATGTTTTTTGAGGTCGATCGTAAGTGCTTTTCAGCGCTGCAGATCCTGCGCTCTCCTTCCCGATGTCATGGCCGTTTCGGCCGTCCCTCCCTTGCGGAGTGGTGCAAAGATAGGGACAAATAACCCATACTTCCAAGACTTGCAAACGAATATTTTTAGGCCGATGTCGTAACTCGCTAGCAATGTGAACAATAATTTATCGAAACACGATGGGAAAAGTGACGTTGCAAGCTGCTTTGGGGGATGCAAGGGGAAAATGACGGGCTTAGGGCAGAAAGAAATGAGGCTTTCTTCGAGAGAAGATGGGGTACGCGTCAGGGCAAAACTAATGCAGACCTCATGCACTCCCCTTTTATAGCCCTCCCCAAGCGGGTTTGATTGGGTTATGTATTGGGTTTGCATTGGGTTTGAAAGGGGTTTAAGCTATCGAATAGTTGTTAGTAGTTAGTACTTAGTAGTTAGTAGTTAGTATTAAGACCTATGGCGTAATATCCGCACAATACATGATCCTGATAATCCTTTCATCCTTCCTTTCGTGTAGTAGTTAGTATTTAGTACTTAGTATTAAGACCTATGGCGTAATATCCGCTACAATACATGATCCTGTCAATCCTTTCATCCTTCCTTTCCTGGTTCAAGACAATAACGTACTACCCTTCCTTTCTTGGTTCAAAACGATACCATCCTTCCCTGGTTCAAGACAAAACATCCAACCGGATAACAAGAAAGCTATGTGCTATCTCTAATTCAACAAACCCCATTCCAGCTCTTAAAAAAAGTTAAATCCAAAAGCGACCGCAGCTATTCCCACCAACATCTATTATATTTAAAGTACTTACTAGCCAAACATGAATACCGACCACGACACTACTGCCACGCGTATGTTTCCGAAACAACCTATATTATTTAGGTTTTGCTTTATTTTCTTTCTATTATTTATCCTGCTGTTCAATAATCATACGTTCCTCTTTCTTACTCCGTTCGTTCCCTTGATGGGCGACGTGATGATTGGGTTCATGAAGAGTATAACCGCAGGATGGCTAGACCTCAATCAAACTGTTCCTTATTATAGGAATGGTAGCGGCGACAGCACGGTGCATTGGCTGATCCTACTATTAATATTGCTGCTATCTATTGTAGCTTGTATAATTTGGTCGCTCATTGATCGAAAAAACAAAGCGTATCCGAAACTTTATTATTGGTTAACGGTGCTTGTGCGTTATTATGTTGGCATCACCATGTTCAACTATGGCGTAATCAAGCTCTTTCAGGGACAGTTCCCCTTCCCTACCTTATACAAGTTGACCGAGCCGCTATATCAGTATTCGCCTATGGGTTTGGCATGGGCATTCTACGGTGCGTCGCATCCTTATAATATAATGATAGGTATCGCTGAGATGTTGGGCGTATTGTTATTGTTTAGGAAGACGATGACAATTGGAGCAATCATAACCTTAGGCGTTAGTATCAACGTGATGGCGACTAATTATTTCTATGATGTGCCCGTCAAGATGCTATCGACAGCTTTGGTCTTATTTTCTCTATATCTATTAGGTCCTAACATCCGTAAATTCTACGAACTGCTCATTCAAGGAAAAGCTATTTCGCTCAGCCCTCCGCCGAGCCTGCAAGTTAATGCACACTGGAAGCGGATTAGCTTGAATGCCATAAAAGTAATTTTGCTCCTTGCAACCGTCGCACCTGCCGTGCAAAGTGTTATAAGGGCAGATAAGTTTATCAAGCAATTCGTACAAACGGAGAGCGATCTATATGGCGTTTACTATTTACCACTGCGCGAATATGAGAACCGGAAGAAACTTCGGATTCCCGATGACTGGCATTTTCTAATTTTTATCAATGAGCAATCGCTGATCGTCCGCGATGCGGAGATGAAAAGTCGCACCTATCAATTGACGAGCGACAGCCTTAAGAAAGAAATCAAGATTATTGGACAGGCTGGTGAGCCCAGTCAGCATTTTCGCTATGAAAAACGTGAAACAGGCATCATGTTAAAAAACATCGAGTCAAATGACTCCATATCCATCTTTGTAAATAAGATAGATATGGAAAATATTGATTTAAAAACCCGAGGCTTGCGATGGGTCAGTGATCTGCCGTATAATAGATAGGTTATTGGAAGGCGTTGATGCCAGTAATATCTTGTCCGGTAATCAATAAGTGTACATCATGGGTACCCTCATAAGTTATCACCGACTCCAGGTTCATCATGTGTCGCATAATTGGATAGTCGCCTACGATTCCCATTGCACCGAGGACTTGGCGCGCTTCGCGTGCCACCTGCAATGCCATATGTACATTATTGCGTTTCGCCATTGAAATTTGCTGCGGACTAGCTTGATCGTTGTTCCTCAAGGTTGCCAGGCGCCAAGAAAGGAGTTGCGCCTTTGTGATCTCCGTCAGCATTTCTGCCAATTTCTTTTGTTGCAATTGGAAGGAAGCAATCGGCTTACCGAACTGTTCCCGTTCTTTAGCGTACTTCAAGGCTACCTCATAACAATCTATTGCTGCACCGATTACGCCCCAGGAGATGCCGTAGCGCGCGGAGTTTAAGCATGAAAGCGGGCCGCGCATACTTTGAACGTGCGGCAGCACATTCTCTTTCGGTATATAGACCTGATCGAAAACGAGCTCGCCCGTCTTGGAAGCACGTAAAGACCATTTATTCAAAGTTTCGGGTGTAGAAAAACCTTCCATCTTCCGCTCGACGATTACCCCACGCACCTTATCTTCCTGATCGCGCGCCCATACAACAGCTATATCGCAAATTGGCGCATTCGTGATCCACATCTTGGAACCGTGTAGGCGGAAACCATCGCCGTCGGGCGTCAATCTTGTTTCCATACTTCCAGGGTCCGATCCGTGGTTAGGTTCGGTCAAGCCAAACGCGCCAATAAATTCACCAGCGCCTAATGCCGGAAGATATTTCTTCCGTTGTTCCTCGGATCCGAAGGAGTAGATCGGATACATCACGAGCGATGATTGCACGGACGCTGCCGAGCGTATCGCGGAGTCGCCTGCTTCCAGTTCTTGCATGATTAGGCCATAAGCCATGTAGTCAAGCCCCGCACCACCATATTCCTGTGGAATAAACGGGCCGAGCGCGCCGACTTCGCCGAGCTTCTTCATCAGATTGGGAATTTCCTTATGCTCCTGTGCGAAATGATCGATTTTAGGACGTATTTCTAAGTTTACAAAGTCGCGGATCGCATCGCGAATTAAGATATGTTCTGCCGTAAGAAGGTCTTCGATTTTAAAGTAGTCAACCATGATGAGATATTAGATATAAGACGTTAGATTTTAGAGTATGGCGCCTTTGATTTGTTAAATATGCGCGCACGTGTATTCGTTTCTATAAAAGGGTTATTCCTTGTGTTTTCATTATTTTTTAGCGCTGTTTATAATGGAAGTTTTGCTTATATGCGCCTCCTTTTTATTAGGCACACAGTAAAGTTAAATATAAGATGTGCTGAACGTTTCGAAAATGACTGCAATCACTAATTTTTTGACGGTTCTATGTGTTTCAGCTTGGCTTGCTGATGATTTCATGGAAGGAAATTTCGTTTTAATCTTTATTTCAGGCACTTAGGAGTTTCTGATAAGATTGAGTTTTCTTCGGAATTGAGGGTAACAAAATTCATATAATTCGATAATTTAATGTAAATAATAAATTATATTCTCTATATTTAGTCAAATATCGAATAATATAAACCAACATATGACATCCAAAGAATTAAAAGCACTAGGAATAGAAGTAGAAAACTTGGGCACAAGTACCGGTAGCAAGTGGTTTTCAAAGGGAGGATTGATCGCGTCATATTCGCCAACCAACGGAAAGCTGATTGCGAAGGTTCAAAGCACGAGCAAGAAGGAATATGAAAAAGTGATGCAGGAAGCAGAGAAGGCTAAACTGCAATGGCGGGATATTCCAGCGCCGAAGCGCGGCGAGATTGTTAGGCAATTGGGCGAAAAACTACGCGAAGTAAAACCGTTATTGGGTAAGCTCGTGTCGTACGAGATGGGTAAATCGTATCAGGAAGGTATGGGTGAGGTTCAGGAAATGATCGACATCTGTGACTTTGCCGTTGGATTATCCAGACAAATGTATGGAAACACAATTCACTCGGAGCGTCCGGGACACCGTATGTATGACCAATATCATCCGCTAGGGATCGTCGGTATCATTACGGCTTTCAATTTCCCTGTTGCTGTTTGGGCATGGAATGCGGCATTAGCATTGGTATGTGGTGATGTTGTGGTTTGGAAAGCAAGTGAGAAAACACCTCTGTGTGCGGTTGCATGTCAGAAAATCATAGCCGACATCTTGAAAGCGAATAAATTGCCGGAGGGCATTTCTTCAATCGTTACGGGCGACAAGGAAGTTGGTGAATGGATTTCTTCCGACGAGCGCATTCCTTTGGTATCCGCGACGGGTTCTACTCGCATGGGTAAGATCGTTGCGACGACCGTTGCGCAACGCCTTGGCAAATCGCTGTTAGAACTAGGCGGAAATAACGCCATCATTGTGACACCAAGCGCTGATTTGAAGATGACGATTATTGGTGCGGTATTCGGAGCTGTAGGAACTGCAGGACAACGCTGTACCAGCACAAGACGCTTGATTATTCATGAGAGCATTTATGATAAGGTGAAAAAATCTTTAGTGGATGCTTATAAGCAAATCAAGATTGGTGATCCACTAGATGTTAAGCATCACATGGGGCCATTAATTGATACGGATGCTGTTCAGATGTATTTGAATGCATTAGACAAAATAAAGGAAGAGGGTGGCAAGCTATTAACGAAGGGAGAAGTATTGACAGGCAAAGGATATGAAAGCGGTTGCTACGTAACGCCGGTTATTGCGGAGGTGGAGAACCATTACGAGATCGTTCAGCATGAAACTTTCGCTCCTATCCTTTATTTAATTAAATATTCGGGCGAATTGGAGGAGGCCATTGCCTTACAAAATGGGGTAAGACAGGGGTTATCTTCGGCGATTATGACGAATAGCCTTCGCGAGTCGGAGCTTTTCTTAAGTCAGAATGGCTCAGACTGTGGTATCGCGAATGTCAACATCGGTACTTCGGGTGCTGAAATCGGCGGAGCTTTCGGTGGAGAGAAGGAGACTGGCGGTGGACGTGAATCCGGATCGGACGCATGGAAAGTTTATATGCGCCGTCAGACCAATACCATTAACTATACGACTAACCTTCCTTTGGCACAAGGAATTAAATTTGATTTATAAGCATTATGAGAGAGACACATCAAAGATTAGCGAAACATATTCTTGCCGACGGCCTGCCAGTCGTTATCGATCTGGAGAAGTCGCACGGATCCTATATTGTGGATGTTGATGGGAACGAGTATTTGGATATGTTCAGCATGTTTGCTTCCTCCCCTGTTGGCTACAACCATCCTCATATTGTAAAAAACGCCGATGCGCTGAAGCACGTTGCGATCAATAAGTTAGCTCTGTCGGACGTATATCCTAGAGAATATGCTGATTTCCTAGACACTTTCGAACGCGTTGGTATCCCTAAGGAGTTAAGTTATTGTTTTTTCATCGATGGCGGCGCTTTGGCGGTCGAAAATGCGTTGAAGGCAGCATTCGATTGGAAAACAAGATTGAATTTAAGCAAAGGAATTGAGCAAGAGGCGAGCCAGGTCATCCACTTTAAGCAGGCGTTTCATGGCCGTTCCGGCTATACTTTGTCCTTAACGAATACGAAGGATCCGCGCAAGTACATGTACTTTCCGAAATTCGATTGGCCAAGGATCAGCAACCCGAAATTGCAGTTCCCGCTGACGGAGGAATCTGTGAATGACACCATTCAAGCGGAAGAGCGAGCAATACAGGAAATTGAGGCTGCTATTGCGAAAAACCCAGCTGATATCGCTTGTTTAATCATCGAGCCTATACAGGCGGAAGGTGGAGATAACCATTTCCGCAATGCGTTTTTCCAGAAGCTGCGTGAGATATGCGATAAGAATGATATCATATTAATCTTGGATGAGGTGCAAACGGGTATCGCGATGACGGGTAAGATGTGGTGCTATGAGCACTTAGGCATTATTCCTGACGTGATTTCTTTCGGAAAGAAGACACAAGTATGTGGGATTTTGGCAAATAAAGAGAAATTTGACCGCGTGGAAAACCATGTATTCAAAGAGTCTAGCCGCATTAACTCGACTTTCGGTGGTAATTTGGTTGACATGGTTCGCTTCCGTTTGATTTTAGAAATCATCGAACAGGAGAACCTTGTAGAAAAAGCAGCGCTGTTGGGCGAATATTTGATTGAGCAATTAAACATTCTTGCAGAAAAGCATCCTAGCATTACCGCTGTTCGTGGCAAAGGATTGCTTTGTGCTTTTGATTTGCCTACCGACAAGGAGCGCGATGATTTGGTTGCCAAAGCGATGGACGAGAAGATGTTGATTTTAGGTTGTGGCGATCGTAGTATCCGCTTCAGACCGCATCTGACTGCTACGAAAGAAGATATTGACAAGGCAATTGCGATTGTTGATAAATTGGTAGACTAAGATCATTTAGGGCAGCACCCTGCGCTAGCCTAAAATAAAAGAACCCTTTTAAGAGCCGTATTTATTTACGGCTCTTTTTTTTAGCACTGTCAATCCGTCATGGATTGCGAACAGAAATACGCTGCTTGATGTTATACTAAAAAAGGCAATAAATTGTTTTTCAGTGGGAAAGGGCTGCGGGACGTTTATCGGGGATGATTAGCATCATTTTTGTTAACTTTGTAGATTATGTCGGATATTATTCAATTGCTTCCCGATTCAGTAGCCAATCAGATCGCGGCGGGTGAGGTTGTTCAGCGACCAGCATCAGCAGTGAAGGAGATGATGGAGAATGCTATCGATGCGGGGGCAGATCAAATAAAACTTATTGTAAAGGATGCGGGGAAGTCATTGATTCAGGTTATTGACAATGGCTGTGGTATGAGCGTTACTGATGCTCGAGTATGTTTTGAGAGGCATGCGACGTCGAAAATCCGTAAGGCAGAGGATTTATTTGCTATCCGTACGATGGGTTTCCGTGGTGAGGCGATGGCTTCCATTGCGGCAATTGCGCACGTGGAACTTCGTACGCGCCGACATGAGGATGAGTTAGGGACTGTTGTTGAGATTGAGGGCTCGGAGGTTGTTCAGCAATATCCGGATCAGACGCCAGCAGGCAGCAGTATTTCTGTTAAAAACTTATTCTACAATATTCCGGCAAGACGGAACTTCCTGAAAAGCAATTCCGTGGAGTTGCGACATATTTTGGATGAATTCCAGCGTATTGCCCTTGCGCATCCTGAGATTTTCTTTTCGCTGCACAGCGATGGCAACGAGATGTTTCACCTTCCGAAGGAGACTTTAAAACAGCGTATTGTCCATCTGTTTGGAAACAGTTATAACCAGCGCCTAGTGCCGGTTGAGGAGACGACGACCATATTGAATATCAAAGGATATATTGGTAAGCCTGAGTTTGCGAAGAAGACCCGCGGCGAGCAGTTTTTCTTTGTGAACAACCGTTTTATCAAGGATCCTTATTTAAACCATGCGGTTTTGAATGCCTATGAAGACATTCTTCCAGCCGATATGTTCCCTTTGTATGTGTTGTTTATCGATATTGATCCTGCGAAGATTGATATCAACGTGCATCCTACAAAGACGGAGATCAAGTACGAAGATGAGAAAGCTATCTATGCTATTCTTCGTTCAGCGGTAAAGCGTTCATTGGGCCGTTATAATATCACGCCCTCTTTGGACTTTGAGCAGGAGACGGGATTTGACACCTTGATTACGCCCAAACCATTGGATGAGATACAGGCGCCGACGATTAATTTTAATCCGAACTTCAATCCCTTTGATGATGGTAATCCGAGTGCACGATCGGCGGTAAGCCGTTCTTATAGTTATCCGGAAGCGTTGGAGCGTAAGACCAGCATTCCGCAGAACTGGGATTCGCTATATCAGATTACCGAGCAAGAGGAGTCTACACAGCTGCCACTCATTCCGGAAGAGCAAGTGAGCGACAGTAGTTTTATTCAGGCATCAGATCAGCCGAAAAAGCAGTTTTTTCAATTGCATAATCGTTATATTGTATCGCAGATTCATTCTGGATTTATGTTGATCGACCAGCAAGCGGCGCATGAGCGTATCTTGTTTGAGCAATTTCAACAACATTTGATCAATAATCAGGGTTCGAGTCAGCAAAGCTTGTTTCCCCAGACGGTAGATTTGAATGCTGCAGATTTTGCACTGATTCAGGACATGTTGCCTGAGATTCATTCATTGGGTTTTCAGCTGCGCCCTTTTGGGAAGACGACCTTTGTTGTTGATGGTATTCCTGCCGACCTGGAGAACGTCAATGAGGGGCAGATTATTGAGCAGTTGCTGGAGGATTTCAAGAACCAGAGCGACCTGCGCTTGAATAAACGCGAGAAACTTGCGAAGAGTTTGGCGAAGAACGCTGCTATTAAAGCAGGCACAAAATTGGATAACCAAGGGATGGAGGATTTAATCGACCGATTATTTGCCTGTGAATTACCGAATATTTCGATTCATGGGAAACCCGTTATCATCACCTATACATTACAAGAATTGGCAGAGCGATTTGCTAGAAACATTTAGACCGATATTTAATTGAAATATGAATAATCTATTAGGAAATTTACCTCCAGTTGTTAAGAACTTACTGATCATCAATGTGGTCTGCTTTATAGGTTCGTTAATATTTACTCAGGCACCAAGATTATTCGGTGTGTTTTATCCTGACTCGCCATTTTTCCATATCTGGCAGCCGATTACCTATATGTTCATGCACGATAATCAGGGCTTTGCGCATATTTTCTTTAACATGTTTTCCCTGGTGATGTTCGGTCCTATCGTAGAACGTGTCTTAGGCTCTAAGAAATTCCTGAACTACTACCTAATCTGTGGTTTAGGCGCTTTGGTTTTGCAGTATGGTGTACAAGCCATCGAGGTGTATCAGATTACTGGAACGGTGCAGGCATCGGATTACGTCAATTTTGATATGCTAAATGATCGGATCTATAGTACGAAGCAGATTTCTCAAGAGAATTTCAATACGCTAGCATCGATTTATGGCACGCCTTTGGTAGGTGCTTCGGGAGCTATTTATGGCTTATTATTGGCTTTTGCAGTTTTGTTTCCAAACATGGAATTGATGTTAATTTTCATTCCTGTTCCTATAAAAGCAAAATACTTTATTCCAATTTTAATAGTTATAGAAGTATACTTAGGATTCTCTAGAGGAGGTTCCTCAATTGCGCACTTAGCCCACGTCGGAGGAGCGCTCTTTGGTTTTATCCTCTTAAAAATGTGGGGAGTACGCCGAGGCAATTATTATTAGTAGATCGTGATGAAGAAAGATAACGCACTGAAAGATTTTTTTAAAACTACTTACAGTAGCCGCTCGCCGATACCTTTTATTTTGTCTGCGCAGATTTTTCTATTCGTTATTATTCATC from Sphingobacterium sp. BN32 harbors:
- a CDS encoding rhomboid family intramembrane serine protease yields the protein MNNLLGNLPPVVKNLLIINVVCFIGSLIFTQAPRLFGVFYPDSPFFHIWQPITYMFMHDNQGFAHIFFNMFSLVMFGPIVERVLGSKKFLNYYLICGLGALVLQYGVQAIEVYQITGTVQASDYVNFDMLNDRIYSTKQISQENFNTLASIYGTPLVGASGAIYGLLLAFAVLFPNMELMLIFIPVPIKAKYFIPILIVIEVYLGFSRGGSSIAHLAHVGGALFGFILLKMWGVRRGNYY
- the lat gene encoding L-lysine 6-transaminase translates to MRETHQRLAKHILADGLPVVIDLEKSHGSYIVDVDGNEYLDMFSMFASSPVGYNHPHIVKNADALKHVAINKLALSDVYPREYADFLDTFERVGIPKELSYCFFIDGGALAVENALKAAFDWKTRLNLSKGIEQEASQVIHFKQAFHGRSGYTLSLTNTKDPRKYMYFPKFDWPRISNPKLQFPLTEESVNDTIQAEERAIQEIEAAIAKNPADIACLIIEPIQAEGGDNHFRNAFFQKLREICDKNDIILILDEVQTGIAMTGKMWCYEHLGIIPDVISFGKKTQVCGILANKEKFDRVENHVFKESSRINSTFGGNLVDMVRFRLILEIIEQENLVEKAALLGEYLIEQLNILAEKHPSITAVRGKGLLCAFDLPTDKERDDLVAKAMDEKMLILGCGDRSIRFRPHLTATKEDIDKAIAIVDKLVD
- the mutL gene encoding DNA mismatch repair endonuclease MutL; the encoded protein is MSDIIQLLPDSVANQIAAGEVVQRPASAVKEMMENAIDAGADQIKLIVKDAGKSLIQVIDNGCGMSVTDARVCFERHATSKIRKAEDLFAIRTMGFRGEAMASIAAIAHVELRTRRHEDELGTVVEIEGSEVVQQYPDQTPAGSSISVKNLFYNIPARRNFLKSNSVELRHILDEFQRIALAHPEIFFSLHSDGNEMFHLPKETLKQRIVHLFGNSYNQRLVPVEETTTILNIKGYIGKPEFAKKTRGEQFFFVNNRFIKDPYLNHAVLNAYEDILPADMFPLYVLFIDIDPAKIDINVHPTKTEIKYEDEKAIYAILRSAVKRSLGRYNITPSLDFEQETGFDTLITPKPLDEIQAPTINFNPNFNPFDDGNPSARSAVSRSYSYPEALERKTSIPQNWDSLYQITEQEESTQLPLIPEEQVSDSSFIQASDQPKKQFFQLHNRYIVSQIHSGFMLIDQQAAHERILFEQFQQHLINNQGSSQQSLFPQTVDLNAADFALIQDMLPEIHSLGFQLRPFGKTTFVVDGIPADLENVNEGQIIEQLLEDFKNQSDLRLNKREKLAKSLAKNAAIKAGTKLDNQGMEDLIDRLFACELPNISIHGKPVIITYTLQELAERFARNI
- a CDS encoding acyl-CoA dehydrogenase family protein, with the translated sequence MVDYFKIEDLLTAEHILIRDAIRDFVNLEIRPKIDHFAQEHKEIPNLMKKLGEVGALGPFIPQEYGGAGLDYMAYGLIMQELEAGDSAIRSAASVQSSLVMYPIYSFGSEEQRKKYLPALGAGEFIGAFGLTEPNHGSDPGSMETRLTPDGDGFRLHGSKMWITNAPICDIAVVWARDQEDKVRGVIVERKMEGFSTPETLNKWSLRASKTGELVFDQVYIPKENVLPHVQSMRGPLSCLNSARYGISWGVIGAAIDCYEVALKYAKEREQFGKPIASFQLQQKKLAEMLTEITKAQLLSWRLATLRNNDQASPQQISMAKRNNVHMALQVAREARQVLGAMGIVGDYPIMRHMMNLESVITYEGTHDVHLLITGQDITGINAFQ
- a CDS encoding aldehyde dehydrogenase family protein — protein: MTSKELKALGIEVENLGTSTGSKWFSKGGLIASYSPTNGKLIAKVQSTSKKEYEKVMQEAEKAKLQWRDIPAPKRGEIVRQLGEKLREVKPLLGKLVSYEMGKSYQEGMGEVQEMIDICDFAVGLSRQMYGNTIHSERPGHRMYDQYHPLGIVGIITAFNFPVAVWAWNAALALVCGDVVVWKASEKTPLCAVACQKIIADILKANKLPEGISSIVTGDKEVGEWISSDERIPLVSATGSTRMGKIVATTVAQRLGKSLLELGGNNAIIVTPSADLKMTIIGAVFGAVGTAGQRCTSTRRLIIHESIYDKVKKSLVDAYKQIKIGDPLDVKHHMGPLIDTDAVQMYLNALDKIKEEGGKLLTKGEVLTGKGYESGCYVTPVIAEVENHYEIVQHETFAPILYLIKYSGELEEAIALQNGVRQGLSSAIMTNSLRESELFLSQNGSDCGIANVNIGTSGAEIGGAFGGEKETGGGRESGSDAWKVYMRRQTNTINYTTNLPLAQGIKFDL